The following proteins are co-located in the Dyadobacter chenwenxiniae genome:
- a CDS encoding serine hydrolase domain-containing protein has protein sequence MKAIPNLPAISPEDAGFNKDSISALNDTLSKFKQRDYRGLIVIKDNKIVLENYYNTFWRNHIHDIRSAGKSITALLLGVAIKDGLVQNLDQNVYSFFSKEKYPSMHEDYKKVKLIHLLNMVSGLDADSDNPKTPGSEGKWVAKDEWVSYLLSIPLSGKPGEKWVYADINAVLIGAIIEAKSGMSLRDYARQRVFDPLGIKEFYWYTNAANQTGAAGNLYISTLDFAKLGLLVANKGKWGDKQLADYNYMNRLLDEHSNAIGDYNPLADGYGMLWYRSKRKFGTREVDYLWASGNGGNHLVVVPEENMVIAMTSGAYGNWYPHTRAYFILGKIFQALEKTSK, from the coding sequence ATGAAAGCCATCCCCAATCTTCCTGCTATAAGCCCGGAGGATGCCGGATTCAACAAAGATTCGATTAGTGCTCTTAATGATACGCTTTCCAAATTCAAGCAAAGAGATTATCGTGGATTGATTGTTATTAAAGACAATAAAATTGTACTGGAGAATTATTATAATACATTCTGGCGGAATCATATACATGATATCCGGTCTGCTGGAAAGAGTATTACGGCTTTGCTCCTGGGTGTAGCTATTAAAGACGGATTGGTGCAAAATTTAGATCAGAATGTTTATTCTTTCTTTTCTAAGGAGAAATACCCCTCTATGCACGAAGATTATAAAAAGGTCAAGCTAATACATCTGCTGAATATGGTCTCAGGTTTAGATGCCGATTCCGATAACCCTAAAACGCCAGGTAGTGAAGGGAAATGGGTAGCCAAGGACGAATGGGTGAGCTATTTGTTAAGCATTCCATTATCTGGCAAGCCTGGGGAAAAATGGGTCTATGCAGACATCAATGCTGTTTTGATTGGAGCTATCATCGAAGCAAAATCCGGTATGAGCCTTAGGGATTATGCCAGGCAAAGGGTTTTTGACCCTCTGGGAATCAAAGAATTTTACTGGTATACCAATGCAGCAAATCAGACTGGTGCTGCCGGCAATCTTTATATTTCCACGCTGGATTTTGCAAAGTTGGGTTTATTGGTTGCTAATAAAGGAAAATGGGGAGATAAGCAATTAGCCGATTATAATTATATGAATCGTTTATTGGACGAACATTCTAATGCCATAGGGGACTATAATCCTTTGGCCGACGGATATGGAATGCTTTGGTACAGATCCAAAAGAAAATTTGGTACAAGAGAAGTAGACTATCTCTGGGCATCCGGAAATGGCGGAAATCATTTGGTAGTGGTTCCCGAAGAAAATATGGTCATCGCCATGACCTCTGGTGCATACGGCAATTGGTACCCTCATACAAGGGCATATTTTATCCTCGGTAAAATATTTCAAGCTCTGGAAAAGACCAGCAAGTAA
- a CDS encoding chromate resistance protein ChrB domain-containing protein → MNWITRERPKIDRIACPWLIKRFIDPDAHIFFVPFDQVKAKAVELEATPFDVPDTEFTHYEDRCTFDFFLERYDIQDAALKDMAIIIRGADTDDHSLAAQSSGLWAISAGLAYNITDDQELLEKGMVIYDALYSWATHLQKQKHTQSPAEKLLLSVFNSYLDKQKKESQRTPKWAKELKDIIQDQIDTNLSLSLKEISEGLQIHPSYVSREFSKYFSNLSFGEYIRKLRIEKATDLLANPEHTLSEIAYLTGFSDQSHFNRIFKAHTGQNPSDFRKNLPKK, encoded by the coding sequence ATGAATTGGATTACAAGAGAGCGTCCCAAGATTGACCGGATTGCCTGCCCCTGGCTGATCAAAAGATTCATTGATCCGGATGCACATATCTTTTTTGTTCCATTTGATCAGGTGAAAGCGAAAGCAGTGGAACTCGAGGCCACCCCCTTTGACGTTCCCGACACTGAATTTACCCATTACGAAGACCGTTGCACGTTTGACTTCTTTCTGGAACGATATGACATCCAGGACGCAGCATTAAAAGATATGGCTATCATCATCCGAGGGGCCGATACGGATGACCATTCACTGGCTGCTCAGTCGTCCGGGCTGTGGGCGATCTCCGCCGGTCTTGCCTATAACATTACCGACGATCAGGAGCTGCTTGAAAAAGGGATGGTCATCTACGATGCGCTTTACAGCTGGGCAACGCATCTTCAAAAGCAAAAACACACGCAGAGCCCGGCAGAAAAGTTGCTATTGTCTGTCTTTAATTCCTATTTGGACAAACAGAAAAAGGAGAGCCAGAGAACGCCCAAATGGGCCAAAGAGCTCAAAGACATCATACAAGACCAGATTGACACCAACCTCAGTTTAAGCCTGAAAGAAATTTCAGAAGGACTGCAAATCCATCCCTCGTATGTATCCAGGGAGTTTTCCAAGTATTTCAGCAACTTGTCCTTCGGAGAGTATATCCGAAAACTTCGAATCGAGAAAGCCACAGACCTGCTTGCAAACCCTGAGCATACCCTTTCAGAGATTGCCTACCTGACAGGGTTTTCAGACCAAAGTCACTTTAACAGAATATTTAAAGCCCATACAGGGCAAAACCCATCCGATTTCAGGAAAAATTTACCTAAAAAGTAA
- a CDS encoding alpha/beta fold hydrolase — protein sequence MSTLQLRDGATMFYKDWGTGQPIVFHHGWPLSSDDWDTQMMFFLQNGFRVIAHDRRGHGRSTQTYQGHEMETYADDVAELVAHLDLKDAIHIGHSTGGGEVIRYVNKHGKGKVAKAVLVSAVTPIMVQTESNPDGVPMNVFDEIRLLTATQRPQYFKDFSSAFYGYNREGALEKQGIRDNWWRQGMMGSILAHYECIKAFSATDFTEDLKSVDVPVLVLHGEDDQIVPYQITALKAIKLLQNGKLITYPGFPHGMPTTEAETINKDILEFIKE from the coding sequence ATGAGCACCTTGCAGCTAAGAGACGGGGCCACAATGTTCTACAAAGATTGGGGGACCGGACAGCCCATCGTCTTCCACCACGGATGGCCGCTTTCCAGCGATGACTGGGACACTCAAATGATGTTTTTTCTCCAAAATGGCTTCCGCGTCATTGCCCATGACCGCCGTGGACACGGACGTTCTACACAAACCTATCAAGGCCATGAGATGGAGACATACGCTGATGATGTAGCCGAGCTTGTAGCGCATCTTGATCTGAAAGATGCCATACATATCGGGCATTCTACGGGTGGTGGAGAAGTGATACGTTATGTGAACAAACATGGGAAAGGCAAGGTAGCCAAAGCCGTCCTGGTAAGTGCCGTAACACCCATCATGGTGCAGACAGAAAGTAATCCTGATGGTGTGCCCATGAATGTTTTTGACGAAATTCGTTTGCTTACCGCCACGCAACGGCCGCAATATTTCAAGGATTTTTCGAGCGCATTTTATGGTTACAACAGGGAAGGGGCTTTGGAAAAGCAAGGTATTCGCGACAACTGGTGGCGGCAGGGCATGATGGGCAGCATACTGGCGCATTATGAGTGCATAAAGGCCTTTTCTGCAACGGATTTTACTGAAGATCTCAAAAGCGTCGATGTCCCTGTGCTGGTACTGCACGGTGAAGACGATCAGATTGTGCCTTATCAGATAACTGCCCTGAAGGCCATTAAGCTGTTGCAAAATGGTAAGCTGATTACTTATCCGGGCTTTCCACACGGGATGCCGACAACAGAAGCCGAAACCATTAACAAGGATATATTGGAATTCATCAAGGAATAA
- a CDS encoding TolB family protein, producing MKRYIALALLMQSCWPLELGKRKDGEFLNDVVRLDEFNSAYDDYNSDLPYNKSGHTYLTFSSKRDKKDVLNLVSFPAQFTYDKRLGLKRYIADGIQYDSFVDNGALEGMIYRANGNFNVFGPKTLRFGQDIQGDFVERNFLLFYADDSDGNMQIKYFLNDKKGISGPFSFDILNSEKDDGYPSFSFAGDKIYFSSNRDGDFDIYELSIPRKESELVTPESLLHPESYKLRKVEELSSPYNDKCPYFQDGMMVFVSDRPGGVGGSDIYYSKLEGDKWGAPVNAGQRINTAHDEYRPILPAQGHFNYHLLIFSSDRPGGKGGFDLYMTGLIKKW from the coding sequence ATGAAACGATATATAGCTCTGGCATTGCTGATGCAAAGTTGCTGGCCACTGGAATTAGGCAAACGCAAGGATGGTGAGTTTCTGAATGATGTAGTTCGCTTGGACGAATTCAACTCAGCGTATGATGATTATAATTCGGATCTGCCATATAACAAATCCGGACACACTTATCTGACATTTTCTTCCAAAAGAGATAAAAAGGATGTCCTCAATCTAGTCAGTTTTCCGGCACAATTTACCTATGACAAACGGTTAGGTTTGAAAAGATATATCGCCGATGGTATTCAATACGACAGCTTTGTGGACAATGGTGCCCTGGAAGGCATGATCTATAGGGCCAATGGCAATTTCAATGTGTTTGGGCCAAAGACATTGCGCTTCGGACAGGACATTCAAGGTGATTTTGTAGAGAGGAATTTCCTGCTCTTTTATGCTGACGATTCTGACGGCAATATGCAGATCAAATACTTTTTGAATGATAAAAAGGGCATTTCAGGACCTTTCAGCTTTGATATTTTGAACTCTGAAAAAGATGACGGTTATCCCAGTTTCTCTTTTGCCGGCGACAAGATTTATTTCAGTTCCAACCGGGATGGTGACTTCGATATTTATGAGCTGAGCATACCAAGAAAGGAAAGTGAGCTGGTGACACCTGAAAGTTTGCTGCATCCTGAATCCTACAAGCTGCGAAAGGTTGAAGAACTTTCAAGTCCATACAATGATAAATGTCCGTACTTCCAGGATGGGATGATGGTGTTTGTGTCAGATCGCCCTGGAGGCGTTGGAGGCTCCGATATTTATTATTCAAAGCTTGAAGGTGACAAATGGGGCGCCCCTGTCAATGCCGGTCAAAGAATAAACACTGCTCATGATGAATACCGGCCCATCCTTCCTGCGCAAGGACATTTCAATTACCACCTGCTGATTTTCTCTTCGGACAGGCCAGGCGGAAAAGGTGGGTTCGATCTTTATATGACCGGATTAATTAAGAAATGGTGA
- a CDS encoding TlpA family protein disulfide reductase has product MKTIVFSIIAYFVFLSGFAQTSHLPNLSPGDYFNNFQKFTNEIPDADAAFTNAQKLASNPAYENLATELIHNSFAQSFIYYKADSARLQMQAKRRVLATEILSKMILDSSALVRGQVKPLFYLTKVQEAAHDPGQLSKLTKEFIDSEVDGKDIYRYRSGRYGLLILGTLDQHAELKLLSQLLTDKLATQLRAGQVVVTDSTSRADLDKRAWYRFMNAYVNFLKSQQTNDRQQKETLLKTAFEYSPDLVDKNHKGGYFYDMHMLLGREKDGFQDEYLAFLTQNKDKKHMLATLLSMSLVDPDFKEKLVAAHKEVMPGDNFAKYWKDAVDASAVKSPPINLAVLGSKPFSSESLSGQWILVDFWGTWCGPCRQEHPDLQKFYKSTVSDKTKNLSVLTVACKDTEAKVLAYMSKNNYDFPVALADKGVEKSFKVQGYPTKILITPTGKYVTVPYGVDWVSFVNKYVQVD; this is encoded by the coding sequence ATGAAAACGATCGTATTTTCAATTATAGCTTATTTTGTTTTTCTATCCGGCTTTGCGCAGACTTCCCACTTGCCCAATTTATCACCTGGTGACTATTTTAATAACTTTCAAAAATTTACAAACGAAATCCCCGACGCGGACGCAGCATTTACTAACGCACAAAAACTTGCATCCAATCCGGCATACGAAAACCTGGCAACCGAATTGATCCACAATAGCTTCGCGCAGAGTTTTATCTACTACAAAGCGGATAGCGCCCGGCTTCAAATGCAGGCTAAACGAAGAGTCCTGGCAACCGAGATTCTCTCTAAGATGATTCTTGATTCTTCCGCCTTGGTCAGGGGCCAGGTTAAGCCGCTATTTTATTTGACCAAAGTGCAGGAAGCTGCCCATGATCCTGGACAGCTATCTAAACTGACAAAGGAATTCATAGACTCTGAAGTTGATGGAAAGGATATTTACCGATACCGATCGGGACGGTATGGATTACTGATCCTGGGCACCCTGGACCAACATGCCGAGCTTAAATTGCTGTCGCAACTACTAACCGATAAGCTGGCTACCCAGCTTAGAGCAGGACAAGTGGTTGTGACTGATTCAACCAGCCGTGCCGACCTGGATAAACGTGCATGGTATCGATTTATGAATGCCTATGTAAATTTTTTAAAATCACAGCAGACCAACGATCGTCAGCAGAAAGAAACTTTGCTTAAAACCGCATTTGAATACAGCCCAGACCTGGTTGACAAGAACCACAAAGGCGGGTATTTCTATGACATGCACATGTTGTTAGGCCGCGAAAAGGATGGCTTTCAGGATGAATACTTGGCATTCCTTACGCAGAATAAGGATAAAAAGCATATGCTGGCAACGCTTTTATCCATGTCGCTTGTTGACCCTGATTTTAAGGAAAAGCTCGTAGCAGCGCATAAGGAAGTGATGCCGGGTGATAATTTTGCTAAATACTGGAAAGACGCAGTAGATGCCAGTGCGGTAAAATCTCCGCCCATTAACCTTGCCGTGTTAGGTAGCAAACCGTTTTCAAGCGAGTCGCTTTCCGGACAATGGATCCTGGTTGATTTTTGGGGAACATGGTGTGGCCCCTGCCGGCAAGAACACCCGGATTTGCAAAAGTTCTATAAATCGACGGTTTCTGACAAAACTAAGAACCTTTCTGTTTTAACCGTAGCTTGTAAGGATACGGAGGCAAAGGTCTTGGCATATATGAGCAAAAATAACTACGATTTTCCGGTCGCTCTGGCAGATAAAGGCGTCGAGAAATCATTCAAGGTTCAAGGATATCCTACCAAAATCCTCATTACTCCCACAGGAAAGTATGTTACAGTGCCTTATGGTGTTGACTGGGTGAGTTTCGTAAATAAATATGTACAAGTGGATTAA
- a CDS encoding TlpA family protein disulfide reductase, with the protein MTKRSVKFLLVAFVILGSHLSLMASEVRVTVKAKNMTGQPVLLFRANLLTFEADTIAVKKLSPEGLASFAVPVNKHLFVNLMIGQQMCTLLLSEGDALHVTLDKDVAPSFGFAGRGAGASTYMAESDGVRKRLETADGKHISGLDEKGFVSAIEKMSAAYETLNADFFSKYPIAKNIRNLLEQRNVLSIISAKMNFAAVNQFADPPKDIAPSIKNAYKELPLSDEMLDAGLYDYALALAFYSQVSIYDFLQKGKTPEEIREMEGQYAMRADDLIVSHNYPAHVSMLLRTRNLMDVILTGKNDVTDSLIARLKKEPAYSLYEPQVEKKYAILKKLAPGNPAPPISGVTPDGKTRSLADLKGKVVYVDVWATWCGPCIAEFPASKQLQKSFAGNDNVVFLYVSIDNKQQGWKNYLEANKDLKGLHINISDEGAFKRFLESYQSASIPKYILVDKEGKLADVNAPRPSSTHAFEAISKIL; encoded by the coding sequence ATGACTAAAAGATCAGTGAAGTTTTTATTAGTAGCATTTGTCATTTTAGGGAGTCATCTTTCCTTAATGGCCTCAGAGGTCAGGGTTACAGTTAAGGCCAAAAATATGACTGGCCAACCCGTTCTTTTGTTTCGGGCGAACCTGCTTACATTTGAAGCCGATACAATCGCGGTGAAAAAATTGAGTCCTGAGGGGTTGGCTTCCTTTGCGGTTCCGGTCAATAAGCATCTTTTCGTGAATTTAATGATCGGTCAGCAAATGTGTACTTTGCTGTTGAGCGAGGGCGACGCGCTGCATGTTACACTTGACAAAGATGTTGCCCCCTCTTTTGGATTTGCCGGGCGAGGTGCCGGCGCTTCAACTTATATGGCCGAATCCGACGGGGTTCGAAAGCGACTGGAAACAGCCGACGGCAAGCATATTTCAGGGCTGGATGAAAAAGGCTTCGTCTCGGCGATTGAAAAAATGAGTGCAGCTTATGAAACGCTTAATGCCGATTTTTTTAGTAAATATCCAATCGCAAAAAATATCAGGAATCTGCTCGAGCAGCGGAATGTGCTGAGCATCATAAGTGCTAAAATGAATTTTGCGGCAGTAAATCAATTCGCTGATCCGCCAAAAGACATAGCTCCCTCTATAAAAAACGCTTACAAAGAGCTCCCCTTAAGCGATGAAATGCTTGATGCAGGCCTGTATGATTATGCACTGGCCCTGGCTTTTTATTCGCAAGTCAGCATTTACGATTTTCTTCAAAAAGGCAAAACACCGGAAGAAATCCGGGAGATGGAGGGCCAATACGCAATGCGTGCCGATGATTTGATTGTCAGCCATAATTATCCTGCCCATGTAAGCATGTTGCTGCGTACACGCAATTTGATGGATGTAATACTTACCGGGAAAAACGATGTAACCGATTCCTTAATTGCCAGGCTAAAAAAGGAGCCAGCTTACAGTCTTTATGAACCCCAGGTTGAAAAAAAATACGCGATCTTGAAAAAATTGGCACCTGGCAACCCGGCTCCCCCAATTAGCGGGGTCACACCCGATGGGAAGACACGCTCATTAGCCGACCTGAAAGGCAAGGTAGTCTACGTTGATGTTTGGGCAACCTGGTGCGGACCTTGCATAGCCGAGTTTCCGGCATCCAAGCAGTTACAGAAGTCCTTTGCAGGCAATGACAACGTCGTTTTTCTTTATGTTTCAATAGATAATAAACAGCAGGGATGGAAAAACTATCTTGAAGCTAACAAGGACTTAAAGGGTCTGCATATCAATATATCAGATGAGGGCGCCTTCAAGCGTTTCCTGGAAAGTTATCAATCGGCATCAATTCCTAAGTACATTTTGGTCGACAAGGAAGGTAAACTGGCAGATGTTAATGCCCCGCGACCATCTTCGACCCATGCGTTTGAAGCGATATCCAAGATTTTGTAA